A single genomic interval of Trachemys scripta elegans isolate TJP31775 chromosome 3, CAS_Tse_1.0, whole genome shotgun sequence harbors:
- the MEA1 gene encoding male-enhanced antigen 1, which yields MLRLHLPDPPVDSEEEEEEDGAAAQSSRSSIPMDPAHVELVKRTMAGVKLPTLGIPAWASEISDDQWTAMVQRTLQARQSLGTSRPEWK from the exons ATGCTGAGGCTGCACCTGCCGGACCCCCCTGTGGatagcgaggaggaggaggaggaggacggagCTGCAGCTCAGAGCAGCCGAAGTTCAATCCCCATGGATCCAG CACACGTGGAGTTGGTGAAAAGGACGATGGCTGGCGTGAAGCTCCCTACCCTGGGGATCCCTGCATGGGCCAGCGAGATCTCGGATGATCAGTGGACGGCTATGGTGCAGCGAACGCTGCAGGCCAGGCAGAGTCTCGGCACCTCTAGGCCGGAATGGAAATGA